A window of Zalophus californianus isolate mZalCal1 chromosome 17, mZalCal1.pri.v2, whole genome shotgun sequence genomic DNA:
TTATATGATTTGACTCCTACTATAATTTCACTTAACACTTTAGGATCAGAAAAAATTAGGCTTTATGAAAATTTACCCGTAATTCCACACAGGTCATCCCCATGGATGTTCGATGCATTACATACATGGGTAtagatttcattttgaaaacaaaattttacattttagtgTGTTTCATCCATGGAGtatttttccatattaataaaaatgttcatgatCATGATTTTAATTAGTGTGCACTATCTTGTCATATGGTGTtggcaaataatatttaaagaaatctaaGTTACACAAGTGACATGAGGAGGTTTTCTTTGGCAGCCAAATGAAGTGAGTAAAAGTACTTACCTCGAAGGTTTGTGGTGGGAATGAATGGAGCTCATGCATTAATATTCTTAGTACAGGTCCTGGCATATGGCAAGCATTTGATGTGTGCTGTCTTATTATCATCATTACTCTGTGATCAAGTTGTACTCGATTTTTTAGAACTCCAGAGAATGCCACAGTGGACATCTCTGTGGGTAAGTGTGGGGCGTTTTTACCCTTTTAAATGAGTTATGGTGAGAAAggattgagagaatgagaaggggtggagggatgaaGGAGGAAACAGGgcgggggggacagagggaaggagagagggaaggagagaggaattattttacaattattttggACCAGAAAaggtgaagctcagagagggtcaGTCTGCCTACGTGACCCGGCGGtccccttgccccacccccatgcccctaCTGTCATCCTGTTCTGTGGGGTTATCTTCAGATGATGGACGAAGCAGGAAACAGAAGCCCGAAGAACTTCACCAACTCAGAAAGCAGAGCGGGGGCATCCACACCTCCTGCCCCCGTCAGAGCCTCAGAGAACCATCCTTTTCTCCCTGAATAACCAAAAGATGCTCCACTTGCAAAGAAGACTGTCAGCAACCAGTGCGACCACAGCTCACAAGCCTGGCGAGGGGAGGCTCAACAAGATATAAGCTTCTGGCCAGGGACCGTGAGGCTGTCATTGTCCCTGAAGACCTCAGAATCAGAGCTCATTACCCACCCTCTGTGCCCACCCATGAGCAGCGGGGGCATGGCCCTTCCACTCTATCCGTCCCCTCTCTCCATGACACAGCTGAAAAGGAATACACCTCTCCATGGTGCAAAAGCCCAGTTCCACGGCAGGGGTGCTTGACTTTGGCAAGGGTGTGAACAAACAGGTCCTCTTCTACTCCTCTGGCAGGTGAACAAACTGACCCAGCCATGCTGGTGGGTGAGCGGACAGACAGGTTAAAATGAAAACCTGCCTTCCCTGATGCATCTCACACCTGTTATGATGTTTATCattaaaaagaaggggaaaaaagaagagataacCAATGCTGGAGAAGATGTGGAGATGATGacgatgaggatgatgatggtggtggtgatggtggtgatggcggtgatggtggtgatggcggtgatggtggtgatgatgaggatgatgatggtgatgatggtggtggtgatgatggtgaggatgatggtggtggtggtgatggtggtgatggcggtgatggtggtgatggcggtgatggtggtgatggtggtgatgatggtggtggtgatggtgatggtgaggatgatggtggtggtggtgaggatgatggtggtggtggtgatggcggtgatggtggtgatgatgaggatgatgatggtgatgatggtggtgatggtgaggatgatggtggtggtggtgatggcggtgatggtggtgatgatgaggatgatgatggtgatgatggtggtggtgatggtgaggatgatggtggtggtggtgatggtggtgatggcggtgatggtggtgatggcggtgatggtggtgatgatgatgatgatggtgatgatggtggtggtgatggtgagggtgatggtagtgatggtggtgatgatggtggtggtgatggtgaggatgatggtggtggtggtgatggtagtgatggtggtgatgatggtggtgatgatggtggtgatgatggtggtggtgatggtagtgatggtggtgatgatggtggtggtgatggtgaggatgatggtggtggtggtgatggtagtgatggtggtggtgatggtggtggtgatgatgatggtgaggatgatggtagtagtggtggtgatggtggtgatgatgaggatgatgatggtgatgatggtggtggtgatggtgaggatgatggtggtggtggtgatggtagtgatggtggtgatgatggtggtgatgatggtggtgatgatggtggtggtgatggtgatggtagtgatggtggtgatggtggtgatggcggtgatggtggtgatgatgaggatgatgatggtgatggtggtggtgatgatggtgaggatgatggtggtggtggtagtgatggtggtgatgatggtggtggtgatggtagtgatggtggtgatgatggtggtgatgatggtggtgatgatggtggtggtgatggtagtgatggtggtgatgatggtggtggtgatggtgaggatgatggtggtggtggtgatggtagtgatggtggtgatgatggtggtggtgatgatgaggatgatgttggtgatggtgatggtagtaatggtggtgatggtggtgatggcggtgatggtggtgatgatgaggatgatgatggtgatgatggtggtggtgatggtgaggatgatgat
This region includes:
- the LOC118356431 gene encoding basic proline-rich protein-like → SPPLLPSSSPSPSPPPSSPPSLPSPPSPPSLPSPPPPSSSPSPPPSSPSSSSSSPPSPPSPPSPPSLPSLPSPSSSPPPPPSPPSLPSPPPPSSSPSPPPSSPSSSSSSPPSPPPPSPPPSSPPSLPSPPPSSPPSSPPSSPPSLPSPPPSSPPSLPPPPSSSPSSPPPSPSSSSSSPPSPPSPPSPPSLPSPSPPPSSPPSSPPSSPPSLPSPPPPSSSPSPPPSSPSSSSSSPPSPPLLPSSSPSSSPPPSPPPSLPSPPPPSSSPSPPPSSPPSLPSPPPSSPPSSPPSSPPSLPSPPPPSSSPSPPPSSPPSLPSPSPSPPPSSPSSSSSPPSPPSPPSPPSPPSPPPPSSSPSPPPSSPSSSSSSPPSPPSPPPPSSSPSPPSSPSSSSSSPPSPPSPPPPSSSPPPPSSSPSPSPPPSSPPSPPSPPSPPSPPSPPSPPPPSSSPSSP